The window AGCTCGCCCGCTGGGCCCGCGACCGCGGCGGCAAGGGCCCCGCCCCGACGAGCACCGGCCGCCCGCCGCAGCAGTACGAGAACAGCGGTCCCCGGCCCTCCTCGGGCCCCGCCCTGACCCTGCGCAACCCGGTGTTCGCCACCGAGCGGGAGCTCCTCAAACTCGCCCTCCAGCGCCCCGACCTGGTCTCCCCGGCCTTCGACGCGTACGGGGTGGACGAGTTCACCGCCCCGCCGTACGCGGCCGTCCGCGAGACGATCATCGAGGCGGGCGGCGCGGAGAACGGCACACAGGACCCGCAGGAGTACCTGGTCCGCGTCCGCGAGGCCGCCCCGGACGACGTGGTCCGCGCCATGGTCACGGAGCTGGCCGTCGAGGCCATCATGCGCAAGACGGTCGACGAGCACTACGCGGGCGAGCAGCTGGTCACCGTCCGCCGCCGCGCCGTCGAGCGCCGGGTCCGCGACGTCCAGGGCGCCCTCGCCCGCGCCAGCGCCCACGGGGACCCGGCCCAGCTGGCCGCCGTGCAGAACGAGTTGTGGGTGCTCCAGCAGTACGACCAGGCCCTGCGCGAGAAGGGCCCCTCCGCGCTCTGAGCCGGGCCGGGGTCAGCCGTGCCGGTGCGGGCCGGGCCGCCGCCCCTCGAACGCCGGCGTCATCGCCCGTACCAGCCGGTCGACGAACTCCCGCTCATGAGCCGCGAACCGCGGATACTCCGTGACGAAGTGCTCCCATTCCACGTACTGCAGGGATTGCGCCAGGTCTTCGAGGAAGACCCCCTCCCGGTCATGGCGGGGCCACTCGCCCGACAGCCGGAAGACCTCGTGCAACAGCTCGTACGGCAGTGGATGCCGCTCCGCCAGCAGCACGGCGTCGTACAGATCCTTGCCCTGCGAGTGCATGTCGTTGATCAGCCACATCAGCTTCCAGGCCAGCGACAGACCGGGAGTGGCGGCCCACACGACCGAGCCGCCCGGCAGTTCGACCGGCTCGGGCTCCTCGGGCAGTCGCTCGTTGAAGACGAAGTCGAGCTGCACGTGCCCGCCGGGAAGGCCGGGGGCGTCCCAGGGCAGCACCATACGGCGGCCCGGCACCCGGTCGTACGTCCAGATGTCCTCGACGACAGCGCCCCGCGCCGAGACACCCACGTCCGGCCCGCGCTCCCGGCGGCGCTCTTCGGCCAGCGCCTGCGAGGCGGCGGCGATCCCGTCGAGCATCCGGCCGGTGCGCCCCTCGTCGATCCGCCAGGTGCGCGGAACGACGACGAAGTCCAGGTCACCGGGCTCACGAGCGGCGTCCCCGAACCACGCCGACATCAGCACGCTGCCGCGCAGCACCAGCGAGTCCACCCACTCCGATCCGGCGATCGCGGCGAGTACGAGATCCAGGGCGCGGCGCCGGGCGGTCCGCCAGGCCGCACCCCTGGCCGGGTCGGCGAAGCCGGGGTCGGTGGCGCGGTAGGCGTTGTGATGGTGCTTCATGGAGGGATCGAAGACCGGGTACTGCACCGCGTCGTCCGCCTCCACCCAGGTCAGCGTCCGTGGCAGGTCCCGCTCCCGGCGGGTGGTGTCGTCGAGCGCCTCCCGGGGTATCTCGGCGCTCCGCCATCCGAAGTCCTGCCAGGCCCCGCTCATGTCCGAACCTCCTGGGGCGCTCTCGGCACGAGTGACCCGCGCCGCCGTGCGTCCGCGCCTTCCTCGACGCCTTCCTCGATCCACCCGTCGTCGAGGGAGACGTCACTGTCGTGGAGCACGAACTCCCGCTCCACATCGACCACTTCGATCCCGTTCAGCTCCGACAGCAGCCGCTCCAGTTTCCGCCCGGCACCCTGCGCGTCCACACCCCGGCACCGCTGTGTCACGAACCGCTCGTGCCGTCCGCCCGCGCCGTGGCCGTCACGCACCCGCCGGGCGTTCCACGAGAGGTGGGCGCCGTGCGGGACGACCCTCGCGGCCAGGGCGTGGAGGTCGGTACCGGCGTCCAGCAGCAGCTTCACATGGTGCTCGAAGTACTGCTGGTCTTCGTGTGGTTGGCCTTCGCGTGGCACCTCCGGGGCCCACGGGGACGACTCGATCTTGACGCGCAGGGGCACGAAGCCGTCCGCCCGCAGAAGAGCGGTCACTTCCTGTGCCCGGGCCGATTCGACGGCGTAGGACGGGGAACCCGCCAAGGTGACCATCGGCTGCGACGGCACACGGCCGCGGGCCAGCACGATGTGCGTCAGCTTGAGACCCGCCCCGGCCGCCCAGCACCGCAGCCGTTCCGATTCGACGGCGCCCGCGCAGCGGACCGTCACATGAGTTTCGTAAAGGGAACCGGACACTCGGGGATCGTGCCAGATCAGGATACGAACGAGCACGTGAGTTTTCCTGGACGGTAACCACGCGGTCACGGACCGGACTCAAAAAGTCACCGCACGCCCCTCGTGGCGGTGATGTGTCGTACTCCACACTGGGTTCCGGTGCCTGAGTCCTCGGAGCGCGGCCGACCCGAACGCGACGGGTCCGAAGTCCCCGCGGTTCCGCTCAATGACTTCGGGATGGACAGCGGCAAGGCCGCCGACCCCATCCCCGACGTACCGCTGCCGCACGCCTCAGCAGCGACATTCATGGAGGTCGCCCCCGTGCAGACCCAGACCCTGACCCAGAACCAGACGCAAGCCGACAACACCACGGACACGGACGCGGACACGGCCCCGGACGCAGACGTCCTCGCGGCCGTACCGGCGCAGAACCGTGCCGCGCACCACCCCGAGACGACACCGGAGCCCCAGGGCCCGCCCGAGCGGCCCGCCGTCCTCGTGGAGAGCGAGACCGAGGCGCCGGAACCGGTGGAAATGCCCCGCGGGCGGGCGGACACCGGCGGACCCTCGTCCGACCTGTTCCGCCAGTACCTGCGGGAGATCGGCCGGATCCCCCTCCTGACCGCGGCGGAGGAGGTGGAGCTCGCCCGGCGGGTCGAGGCGGGCCTCTTCGCCGAGGAGAAGCTGCGGCGGACCCCCGACCTCGACAGCCAACTCGCCCTTGACCTCGACAAGTTGGTGGTCATGGGCCGGATGGCCAAGCGCCGCCTCATCGAGGCGAACCTGCGGCTGGTCGTCTCCGTCGCCAAGCGGTACGTGGGGCGCGGACTGACCATGCTCGACCTGGTCCAGGAAGGGAACCTGGGCCTGATCAGGGCGGTCGAGAAGTTCGACTACGCCCGCGGGTACAAGTTCTCGACGTACGCGACCTGGTGGATCCGCCAGGCCATGTCCCGGGCCCTCGCCGACCAGGCCCGCACGATCCGGGTCCCCGTCCACGTGGTCGAGCTGATCAACCGGGTCGTGCGCGTCCAGCGCCGCATGCTGCAGGAACAGGGGTACGAGCCGACGCCCGAGGAGGTCGCCGCGCACCTCGACCTGACGGG of the Streptomyces aurantiacus genome contains:
- a CDS encoding nucleotidyl transferase AbiEii/AbiGii toxin family protein; this encodes MSGAWQDFGWRSAEIPREALDDTTRRERDLPRTLTWVEADDAVQYPVFDPSMKHHHNAYRATDPGFADPARGAAWRTARRRALDLVLAAIAGSEWVDSLVLRGSVLMSAWFGDAAREPGDLDFVVVPRTWRIDEGRTGRMLDGIAAASQALAEERRRERGPDVGVSARGAVVEDIWTYDRVPGRRMVLPWDAPGLPGGHVQLDFVFNERLPEEPEPVELPGGSVVWAATPGLSLAWKLMWLINDMHSQGKDLYDAVLLAERHPLPYELLHEVFRLSGEWPRHDREGVFLEDLAQSLQYVEWEHFVTEYPRFAAHEREFVDRLVRAMTPAFEGRRPGPHRHG
- a CDS encoding RNA polymerase sigma factor; the encoded protein is MPESSERGRPERDGSEVPAVPLNDFGMDSGKAADPIPDVPLPHASAATFMEVAPVQTQTLTQNQTQADNTTDTDADTAPDADVLAAVPAQNRAAHHPETTPEPQGPPERPAVLVESETEAPEPVEMPRGRADTGGPSSDLFRQYLREIGRIPLLTAAEEVELARRVEAGLFAEEKLRRTPDLDSQLALDLDKLVVMGRMAKRRLIEANLRLVVSVAKRYVGRGLTMLDLVQEGNLGLIRAVEKFDYARGYKFSTYATWWIRQAMSRALADQARTIRVPVHVVELINRVVRVQRRMLQEQGYEPTPEEVAAHLDLTGERVSEVLRLAQEPVSLHAPVGEEDDVALGDLIEDGDATSPVESAAFLLLREHLEAVLSTLGERERKVVQLRYGLADGRPRTLEEIGRIFGVTRERIRQIESKTLNKLRDHAFADQLRGYLD